A section of the Telopea speciosissima isolate NSW1024214 ecotype Mountain lineage chromosome 3, Tspe_v1, whole genome shotgun sequence genome encodes:
- the LOC122653591 gene encoding binding partner of ACD11 1-like isoform X1: MDTLDQTVHVLDLSPKVTLSELNTFFSYCGMIDKVQLVRNKDQSQMAYVTFRQPYALQTALLLSGATVVDRPIRVFRLQNLVDIPISEETIGGSQNNQRQGLIPGAEYVVQALALEGYEAFCRAKEELEERYNKLSEKGRVLTQQTRVAISAVEQTAEHMKSAIMSNDRFSAAGSLWLSGVKDALDKAAKCAADLGNTSNTKRCNPDSRMQ; encoded by the exons ATGGATACATTAGATCAAACTGTGCACGTTCTTGACCTGTCTCCCAAGGTGACCCTCAGTGAGCTTAACACTTTCTTCTCCTACTGTGGAATGATAGACAAAGTTCAGCTAGTGAG AAACAAAGACCAATCACAGATGGCTTATGTGACATTCAGGCAGCCTTATGCCCTCCAAACTGCTCTTCTCTTAAGT GGTGCCACAGTCGTAGATCGTCCTATTCGTGTATTCCGTTTGCAGAACTTGGTGGATATTCCCATTTCAGAGGAAACGATTGGTGGATCCCAG AACAATCAAAGGCAAGGTCTCATTCCAGGTGCAGAGTATGTAGTGCAAGCTCTGGCTTTGGAAGGATATGAAGCATTTTGCAGGGCCAAGGAAGAACTGGAGGAGAGATACAATAAGCTGTCGGAGAAAGGGAGGGTACTGACACAACAAACGAGAGTGGCAATCTCTGCAGTGGAGCAAACGGCAGAACACATGAAGTCGGCAATAATGAGCAACGACCGTTTCTCTGCTGCAGGCTCCCTTTGGCTATCTGGTGTCAAAGATGCACTTGACAAGGCAGCCAAGTGTGCTGCCGACTTGGGCAACACTAGCAACACCAAGCGATGCAACCCCGACTCCAGGATGCAGTAA
- the LOC122653591 gene encoding uncharacterized protein LOC122653591 isoform X3 → MDTLDQTVHVLDLSPKVTLSELNTFFSYCGMIDKVQLVRNKDQSQMAYVTFRQPYALQTALLLSNNQRQGLIPGAEYVVQALALEGYEAFCRAKEELEERYNKLSEKGRVLTQQTRVAISAVEQTAEHMKSAIMSNDRFSAAGSLWLSGVKDALDKAAKCAADLGNTSNTKRCNPDSRMQ, encoded by the exons ATGGATACATTAGATCAAACTGTGCACGTTCTTGACCTGTCTCCCAAGGTGACCCTCAGTGAGCTTAACACTTTCTTCTCCTACTGTGGAATGATAGACAAAGTTCAGCTAGTGAG AAACAAAGACCAATCACAGATGGCTTATGTGACATTCAGGCAGCCTTATGCCCTCCAAACTGCTCTTCTCTTAAGT AACAATCAAAGGCAAGGTCTCATTCCAGGTGCAGAGTATGTAGTGCAAGCTCTGGCTTTGGAAGGATATGAAGCATTTTGCAGGGCCAAGGAAGAACTGGAGGAGAGATACAATAAGCTGTCGGAGAAAGGGAGGGTACTGACACAACAAACGAGAGTGGCAATCTCTGCAGTGGAGCAAACGGCAGAACACATGAAGTCGGCAATAATGAGCAACGACCGTTTCTCTGCTGCAGGCTCCCTTTGGCTATCTGGTGTCAAAGATGCACTTGACAAGGCAGCCAAGTGTGCTGCCGACTTGGGCAACACTAGCAACACCAAGCGATGCAACCCCGACTCCAGGATGCAGTAA
- the LOC122653591 gene encoding binding partner of ACD11 1-like isoform X2 codes for MDTLDQTVHVLDLSPKVTLSELNTFFSYCGMIDKVQLVRDQSQMAYVTFRQPYALQTALLLSGATVVDRPIRVFRLQNLVDIPISEETIGGSQNNQRQGLIPGAEYVVQALALEGYEAFCRAKEELEERYNKLSEKGRVLTQQTRVAISAVEQTAEHMKSAIMSNDRFSAAGSLWLSGVKDALDKAAKCAADLGNTSNTKRCNPDSRMQ; via the exons ATGGATACATTAGATCAAACTGTGCACGTTCTTGACCTGTCTCCCAAGGTGACCCTCAGTGAGCTTAACACTTTCTTCTCCTACTGTGGAATGATAGACAAAGTTCAGCTAGTGAG AGACCAATCACAGATGGCTTATGTGACATTCAGGCAGCCTTATGCCCTCCAAACTGCTCTTCTCTTAAGT GGTGCCACAGTCGTAGATCGTCCTATTCGTGTATTCCGTTTGCAGAACTTGGTGGATATTCCCATTTCAGAGGAAACGATTGGTGGATCCCAG AACAATCAAAGGCAAGGTCTCATTCCAGGTGCAGAGTATGTAGTGCAAGCTCTGGCTTTGGAAGGATATGAAGCATTTTGCAGGGCCAAGGAAGAACTGGAGGAGAGATACAATAAGCTGTCGGAGAAAGGGAGGGTACTGACACAACAAACGAGAGTGGCAATCTCTGCAGTGGAGCAAACGGCAGAACACATGAAGTCGGCAATAATGAGCAACGACCGTTTCTCTGCTGCAGGCTCCCTTTGGCTATCTGGTGTCAAAGATGCACTTGACAAGGCAGCCAAGTGTGCTGCCGACTTGGGCAACACTAGCAACACCAAGCGATGCAACCCCGACTCCAGGATGCAGTAA
- the LOC122653591 gene encoding uncharacterized protein LOC122653591 isoform X4 — protein MVLGRNKDQSQMAYVTFRQPYALQTALLLSGATVVDRPIRVFRLQNLVDIPISEETIGGSQNNQRQGLIPGAEYVVQALALEGYEAFCRAKEELEERYNKLSEKGRVLTQQTRVAISAVEQTAEHMKSAIMSNDRFSAAGSLWLSGVKDALDKAAKCAADLGNTSNTKRCNPDSRMQ, from the exons ATGGTTTTGGGCAGAAACAAAGACCAATCACAGATGGCTTATGTGACATTCAGGCAGCCTTATGCCCTCCAAACTGCTCTTCTCTTAAGT GGTGCCACAGTCGTAGATCGTCCTATTCGTGTATTCCGTTTGCAGAACTTGGTGGATATTCCCATTTCAGAGGAAACGATTGGTGGATCCCAG AACAATCAAAGGCAAGGTCTCATTCCAGGTGCAGAGTATGTAGTGCAAGCTCTGGCTTTGGAAGGATATGAAGCATTTTGCAGGGCCAAGGAAGAACTGGAGGAGAGATACAATAAGCTGTCGGAGAAAGGGAGGGTACTGACACAACAAACGAGAGTGGCAATCTCTGCAGTGGAGCAAACGGCAGAACACATGAAGTCGGCAATAATGAGCAACGACCGTTTCTCTGCTGCAGGCTCCCTTTGGCTATCTGGTGTCAAAGATGCACTTGACAAGGCAGCCAAGTGTGCTGCCGACTTGGGCAACACTAGCAACACCAAGCGATGCAACCCCGACTCCAGGATGCAGTAA
- the LOC122653589 gene encoding probable magnesium transporter NIPA8, producing MGEWVIGAFINIFGSIAINFGTNLLKLGHDQRERLSMLDSDGATSKLVSKPIIYFQTWRVGLLFFALGNCLNFISFGYAAQSLLAALGSIQFVSNIAFTYFVLNKMVTVKVLVATAFIVVGNVFLVAFGNHQSPVYTPEQLAEKYSNVIFLLYCLILILVVAVHHSIYRRGRLLLAISGHDISHYWHMLLPFSYAVVSGAVGSCSVLFAKSLSNLLRLTMSNGYQLHSWFTYSILFLFLCTAGFWMARLNEGLSLFDAILIVPTFQITWTFFSICTGFVYFQEYQVFDALRITMFILGMLSVFIGISLLAPDESKVGEAKDSSSLGSSTSPSITTDMDRLLKLPSEEAEHKDMGSFWQAILTKARSVVTKAKTACTSLGLGDDSISASSVLVMPMVSSRMTGFRGTGIERTKLLSLKSGGWNRIAMDEEGVTMLETSSIISQNHG from the exons AGAGAAAGGCTCTCTATGCTAGATAGTGATGGAGCCACAAGCAAACTTGTCTCGAAGCCAATTATATACTTCCAGACTTGGAGAGTTG GTCTTCTATTTTTTGCTTTGGGGAATTGTCTTAACTTCATTTCCTTCGGTTATGCTGCTCAG TCACTTCTTGCAGCCCTCGGATCCATTCAATTCGTATcaaacattgcattcacatacTTTGTTTTGAACAAGATGGTGACTGTGAA GGTACTGGTTGCCACAGCTTTTATTGTTGTTGGAAATGTCTTTCTGGTTGCTTTTGGCAACCATCAGTCACCTG TTTACACTCCAGAGCAGTTGGCAGAGAAGTACAGCAATGTAATATTCCTTCTTTATTGCCTTATTTTGATCTTGGTGGTTGCTGTGCATCATTCCATTTACAG GAGGGGAAGACTTCTGCTTGCCATTTCTGGACATGACATTAGCCATTATTGGCACATGCTACTGCCCTTTTCCTATGCTGTAGTTTCTGGTGCTGTAGGATCATGCTCAGTGTTGTTTGCAAAATCCCT gTCCAACCTGCTCAGATTGACAATGTCCAATGGTTATCAGTTGCATAGCTGGTTCACATACtcaattctgtttttgtttctttgtacAGCTGGGTTTTGG ATGGCAAGGTTGAACGAAGGATTGTCACTCTTTGATGCGATCCTTATTGTCCCTACGTTTCAAATAACTTGGaccttcttctctatttgtACAGGATTTGTGTACTTCCAGGAATATCAG GTCTTTGATGCATTAAGGATAACAATGTTTATACTGGGAATGCTGTCTGTCTTCATAGGCATTTCTTTGCTGGCACCTGATGAGTCAAAAG TTGGCGAGGCCaaggattcttcttctttgggttcTTCAACATCTCCAAGCATTACCACTGATATGGACAG GCTGCTGAAATTGCCATCTGAGGAGGCAGAACATAAAGACATGGGTTCATTTTGGCAAGCGATTTTGACAAAAGCTAGATCAGTAGTAACCAAGGCAAAG ACTGCTTGTACTTCATTAGGCCTAGGAGATGATTCCATCAGTGCATCTTCGGTTCTTGTAATGCCCATGGTGTCTTCAAGGATGACGGGATTTAGAGGAACAGGTATTGAACGGACTAAGCTTTTATCCTTGAAAAGTGGTGGTTGGAATAGGATTGCAATGGATGAGGAAGGTGTGACAATGTTGGAGACAAGTTCCATAATCTCACAAAACCATGGGTAG